The genomic stretch TCGCGGCAACAGGCAAGATGCTTTTCTTAAAAAAAGTTGGGGTGTTGGTCGCACGTATTATTCCATTGCACCTACATTGCGTATCGATTATATTTTGTCCGATAAAAATTTTTCTGTCAATCAGTTTGATATTGTGGACGAAGATTTAAGCGACCACCTGATGCTCGTGAGCGATGTTCAATTGCACTAAATCATTTTTTCTCAAAAAAAGATTCTGTCCTATTTTTATTGCCTCTTTATAAAATCCAGTTTAATATGTATCAATCATTATGCAAAAGACTTGCTTTCCTTATTTGCTTTATTTTCTTGGTTCATCTTGCGAAATCGCAGAATAATCCGACGTCCGGCAACCCGATATTTCCCGGTTGGTATGCCGACCCTGAAGCAAAAATTTACGGGAACGAATATTGGGTTTATCCCACTTATTCCGCAAAATATGAAGAGCAGGTTTTTGTGGATGCTTTTTCGTCGCCCGATTTGGTTCACTGGACAAAGCACGAAAAAGTGTTGGATACAGCCAATGTAAAATGGGCAAAAAAAGCCGTGTGGGCGCCCGCCGCATTGAAAAAAGACGGCAAATATTATTTGTTTTTTGGTGCGAACGATGTACATCAAGACGAAATCGGCGGCATTGGCGTTGCAGTTGCATCAAAGCCTGACGGACCTTTCAAGGATTTGTTGGGTAAGCCTTTGATTAATGAAATTGTAAACGGCGCTCAGCCGATAGACCAGTTTGTTTTTAAAGATAAAGACGGAAGTTATTATATGTATTATGGCGGTTGGGGACATTGCAATGTGGTAAAATTAAAAAACGATTTTACGGGAATTGAACCAATGAAAGACGGAAAATTATACAAAGAAATTACGCCCAAAGGTTACGTGGAAGGCTCTGTAATGTTTGTGCGAAAAGGGAAATATTATTTCATGTGGTCGGAAGGCGGGTGGACCGGTCCGGATTATCGTGTCGCTTACGCAATGGCAGATTCGCCCACAGGACCGTTTCAACGGATTGGCGTTATTTTACAACAGGACAGTTCTGTTGCAACAGGTGCGGGGCATCATTCCATTATCCAAATTCCGAAAAAAGATAAATGGTATATTGTGTATCATCGCCGTCCGTTGGGAGAAACCGCTGCTAATCACAGAGTAACGTGTATCGATGAAATGCATTTTGATAAAGACGGTAAAATTATTCCCGTAAAAATGACGATGACGGGCGTTAAAGCGTACTCTCTGAAATAGAATAAAAATTCTGTCAGGTGTTCAGTAAACCCGACAGAACTAAACCAAATTAAA from Arachidicoccus sp. BS20 encodes the following:
- a CDS encoding glycoside hydrolase family 43 protein, which produces MYQSLCKRLAFLICFIFLVHLAKSQNNPTSGNPIFPGWYADPEAKIYGNEYWVYPTYSAKYEEQVFVDAFSSPDLVHWTKHEKVLDTANVKWAKKAVWAPAALKKDGKYYLFFGANDVHQDEIGGIGVAVASKPDGPFKDLLGKPLINEIVNGAQPIDQFVFKDKDGSYYMYYGGWGHCNVVKLKNDFTGIEPMKDGKLYKEITPKGYVEGSVMFVRKGKYYFMWSEGGWTGPDYRVAYAMADSPTGPFQRIGVILQQDSSVATGAGHHSIIQIPKKDKWYIVYHRRPLGETAANHRVTCIDEMHFDKDGKIIPVKMTMTGVKAYSLK